A single genomic interval of Zobellia nedashkovskayae harbors:
- a CDS encoding sulfatase family protein gives MKLNKLICLAAYLLPLLTIAQEKKPNIVWIFSDDHSYQTIGAYGGRLQSLNPTPNIDKLAAEGMRFDKAYVENSICAPSRATLLTGKMSHLHKKLDNTKNTIFDHDQQQFQKILRTNGYQTAMIGKIHLPGKMQGFDYWEVLPGQGKYYNPDFITEEGDTNYKGEYVTDVITDRALNWLENERDQDKPFMMMVHHKAPHRNWDPAERYMDKYEDIEIPEPDNFFDDYATRTTAAHKQEMDIATSMKIDSDLKAEGERYANDPRYKERYAKFAQDNLKGKELVKWKYQTYMKDYLRCIWSVDESVGEIMKSLKEQGLDENTIVIYSSDQGFYMGEHGWFDKRFMYEESFRTPLIVKWPGTVKPGSVNTNLVQNIDFAETFLDLANAPISDDMQGKSVVPLLKGEAPKNWRKSMYYHYYEYPGAHAVRKHEGVANKRYKLIRFYGEDVPNGEEWEFYDLEKDPSEMDNIYNSSAAAKQVLEMKKELGKLRVQYAVNE, from the coding sequence ATGAAACTGAATAAACTAATCTGTTTGGCTGCTTATCTGCTACCCTTACTCACCATTGCCCAAGAAAAGAAACCTAATATTGTCTGGATTTTTTCTGATGATCATTCCTACCAAACTATTGGTGCTTACGGTGGTAGACTGCAAAGTTTGAACCCAACTCCCAACATAGATAAACTGGCCGCAGAAGGAATGCGTTTTGATAAGGCCTATGTTGAAAACTCAATCTGTGCACCAAGTAGAGCTACCTTATTAACAGGTAAAATGAGCCATCTTCACAAGAAGCTAGATAATACCAAGAATACAATTTTTGACCATGACCAGCAGCAGTTTCAAAAAATACTACGTACCAATGGTTATCAAACTGCTATGATTGGGAAAATTCACCTTCCGGGAAAAATGCAAGGTTTTGATTATTGGGAAGTACTTCCTGGACAAGGGAAATACTACAACCCGGATTTTATAACCGAAGAAGGCGATACAAACTATAAAGGCGAATACGTTACCGACGTTATTACCGACCGTGCCCTGAATTGGTTAGAAAACGAACGAGACCAAGACAAGCCATTTATGATGATGGTACACCACAAAGCTCCACACCGTAATTGGGATCCGGCAGAACGCTATATGGACAAATATGAGGATATAGAAATCCCTGAGCCAGATAACTTTTTTGACGATTACGCTACACGTACTACGGCCGCTCATAAGCAAGAAATGGATATTGCCACAAGCATGAAAATTGATTCCGATTTAAAAGCCGAAGGTGAACGTTATGCTAACGACCCAAGGTATAAAGAACGTTACGCAAAATTTGCCCAAGACAATCTTAAAGGCAAAGAGCTTGTTAAATGGAAATACCAAACATACATGAAAGATTATTTACGTTGTATTTGGTCTGTAGATGAGAGTGTAGGTGAAATAATGAAGTCGCTTAAAGAGCAAGGTCTTGACGAAAATACGATAGTAATCTACTCTTCTGATCAAGGTTTTTATATGGGTGAACACGGTTGGTTCGATAAACGTTTTATGTACGAAGAATCGTTTCGGACACCGCTTATTGTAAAATGGCCCGGAACAGTTAAGCCTGGAAGCGTAAATACCAATTTGGTACAAAACATTGACTTTGCCGAAACCTTTCTTGACCTTGCCAATGCTCCTATTTCAGATGATATGCAGGGTAAAAGTGTAGTGCCTCTTTTAAAAGGAGAAGCCCCTAAAAACTGGCGTAAATCTATGTACTATCATTACTACGAGTATCCTGGAGCACATGCAGTTCGTAAGCATGAAGGTGTTGCCAATAAGCGTTATAAGCTTATCCGTTTTTACGGAGAAGATGTTCCAAACGGGGAAGAATGGGAATTTTATGATTTGGAAAAAGACCCTTCGGAAATGGACAATATATACAACTCATCTGCTGCGGCAAAGCAAGTTTTAGAGATGAAAAAAGAGCTTGGTAAACTAAGAGTTCAATACGCGGTAAACGAGTAA